The genomic window TCCATCTTGAAACCAGCGGAGTGAATCAGCTCAGCGGTGTTCCCACATGGATCACCCTCTCCCCAAAGCGCCATGCGCCACCTCGCACAGACTTATTAGCAGCTTGTCATGAGCTTAAAGTTGTAGTTCATGAAACAGACGATCTGAACTTCGCCGAAGACATGGCCAAAGCTGCCTTAGAAGCGAGAAAGAACGACAACGCCTCACAATCACGCCTCAGCAACACATCAAAGGAACCACTTCTCTTTCTGCAACCTGGCTGGAAAACAACAAGAGGTCAACAACTAGCTTTCGAGCACGTACAAAGTCATCCCCACTGGAGGCTCAGCATGCAAACCCACAAGTGGCTTGGTATACGTTGAACCTCAAAGCTTGATTGCCTCCCGCTGAGTGATCTCAGCCTTCCACAACCGCCAACGCACCTCTAAGCCGTCAGGTACATCAACCACTATCGGAAAGGAGGCGTTATAGGGCACCAAATAAGGCTTACTGCCAAGAACAAGAAAGCTCTCACGCTTCGGCTCATCAGGAGGACAAACCATGCGGGTGGACATCACCTTGACTGCACCTGCAACGCTATAGAGCATCCGCTGCTCAGCTCCTTGAAACCGCTCCATCCTCAGCCCTTGACCAGCCAAGTGATACTGATTGCAGACCAATTGGATCGTTCGACCCACAATCAACTGGACCCGCCAATCCACAGCATTAGTGGACAGGCCAGGATCAGAACTTTTTGCTAGCAACCCTGGGAGCTGAATCACCCAGCGTTGATGTCCAGCAATCGGCTGCGGGTAATCATTCAAATCCATTCGAGGTATTGCCCGCAGGGGTTCCAACACTGTCGTCGACCACAAAACAACCAGCCCGAAAAAGATTCTGTTCTGAATTGATGCCTGCATACCAACAAGCGCTAGAGAATGTCCAGCATGATCCACTCAACAACCATTGCCCTGCTATCAGGAGGTCTTGATTCCGCCACTGCCGCTGCCTTGGCAGTGGAAGCAGGTCAAAAGGTCATCGGACTTTCGTTCGATTACGGGCAACGACATCGCAAAGAACTGCAAGCCGCTGACGCGCTGGCGGCCCACATGGGTCTAAGCGAACACCATGTAATCAGTGTCAACCTTGGCAGTTGGGGAGGCTCCTCCCTCACCGATCTAACGCAAACAGTACCCAGTGAAGGAGTCGTTGACGGAGTGATCCCCAACACTTACGTACCTGGACGCAACACGGTCTTCATTGCCATTGGCCTCAGTCTTGCCGAAGCACGTAATGCCAATCAGCTGGTGTTAGGGATAAATGCAATGGACTACTCCGGCTATCCAGACTGCAGACCTGACTATCTCAGGGCCTATCAGAGCTTGGCTGATCTGGCGAATAAAGCTGGCCGTGAAGGACATGGAATCAAACTCTGGGCTCCTTTAATTGATTGGAACAAGAAACAAATTGTGCAAGAAGCACTTCGACTCGGAGTACCGATCGATAAAACCTGGAGCTGCTATAGCGGAGGCGATCATGCCTGCGGTATATGCGACAGCTGCCGCATCCGCGATGCAGCTTTGAGCGAGGCTGGCAGATCAGATCTCTGCAGCAAGTCAACACCATGACTTCTCTAGAGCGGCGACTTTGCCGCTGGCAAGAACCAGCGAAGTTGGCAAAACAACTCACCAAAACTTGGGGAGAAGCTGGGCTTGTCTGGCTGGATGGAGACGGCAGTGGTCTAGGTCGTTGGGCGACCCTGGCAGTCGATCCCATTAATCAGATTTGTTGCCGAGGCATCCCTGGCGAAAAAGGCGCCAGCAACCCATTCGAAGCCCTACGTGATCTAGAACCAGGACACTGGACAGGCTGGCTTAGCTACGAAGCAGCAGCATGGATAGAACCCAAAAATCCCTGGAAAGCAGATTGCATGGCGACTCTGTGGATGGCGCAACATGACCCAGTACTGCGATTTGACCTTCAAAAGCATCAACTCTGGATTGAAGGATGTCATCCCAAACGACTGCAAGAATTGGCAAGCTGGCTAGAAGCCAACCCACCTGAAGATGCACCTAAAAGGAGCAAAGATGAGTCGTTACTTGCAACAACAGACCTCAATATTCCCGTCAATGCATGGCAATGGCTCACCACTAGAGCTGACTATGCACGTGATGTGCAGCAGATCAGACATTGGATTGCCAACGGCGATATTTTCCAAGCCAATCTCAGCGCTTGCTGTACCACCACGATCCCTTCCGGAAGCTTCGCCGTAGACCTTTTCCTAAAACTTCGTCACCACAACCCAGCTCCATTTGCCGGCCTAGTGATAGCTGCAGGCCTTGCAAACGGTGAAGCCGTGATCTCCGCCTCTCCAGAGCGTTTCCTAAAAGCACTCCCCACAGGAGAAATTGAAACTCGACCAATCAAAGGGACCCGACCACGCCACCCCAATCAAAGCCAAGACTCTGATCTGGCAGCTGATCTTGTTTGCAGCAGCAAAGACCGAGCTGAAAACGTGATGATCGTCGATCTATTGCGCAACGATCTAGGGCGAGTCTGTCAACCCGGCTCCATCACAGTGCCTCAATTGGTAGGCCTTGAGAGCTATCCCCATGTGCATCACCTCACCTCAATAGTGCAAGGACGGCTTCGATCAGACCAATCTTGGGTAGACCTACTACAAGCCTGTTGGCCGGGAGGCTCCATCAGCGGTGCCCCCAAGCTGCGCGCCTGTCAGCGGCTGAACGAACTGGAACCAACAGCACGCGGGCCCTATTGCGGATCGTTGTTGCATCTCAACTGGGATGGGCAGCTCGACAGCAGCATTCTGATTCGCTCGATGTTGCTCGAGGGGAACACGTTACGAGCCCATGCCGGCTGCGGCATCGTGACCGGTTCCGACCCCTATTGCGAAGCTGATGAGCTGAACTGGAAACTGCTGCCACTACTGGAGGCACTGCAATGAAAAACCAGATTGCCTGGATCGATGGCAGCTGGGGTAGCACTGCGGAGCTCGCTCTTCCTCTAGGAGATCGAGGCCTGCAGCTTGCCGATGGCATCTTTGAGACAATTCTGATCCTTGATGGACATCCACAACTCCTCAATGCTCATCTCAGCCGCTGGCAGACCAGCGCATGCCTACTAGAGATGGCCCCCCCGCCTACAGCGAAATGGTTGACACCTCTGATCAAAGAGGGCCTGAAACAATGCAACTTGGACAATGGCAATGGGGCCCTGCGCCTCAACTGGAGCCGTGGCGATAGGTCAAGCCGAGGCATCAGCCTGCCCCAGAGCAACCCGAGTTCAACAACCCATCGCTTCTGGCTAGAGCTGAATGCAGTGGAGCCCTGCTTTACTCCACTTACCACGATCATCAGTTGCCATGAGCGTCGCAACGCCAATAGTCGCTTGAGTCGTTGCAAAACCTTCGCCTACGGTCAAGCGATACAGGCCCGCCACGAAGCACAAAAAGCGAATTGCGATGAGGCCATCCTGCTAAGCACAAGCGGTGAACTTTGTTGTGGCAGTACCGCCAACCTCATCGTGCGACGAAACAATCATTGGCTCACACCTCGGCTTGCTAGTGGCTGTCTACCAGGTGTCATGCGACAACAGGGCCTCGAACAAGGATGGCTGCAAGAAACTCAACTAGAAGCCACACCAGAAAAAGATGATCAATGGCTACTGATTAATAGCCTCAGCTGCCAACCCATCGTGAAGCTCGATGATCATCTGCTCAGAGCATGGTCGGATCCTGAAGGCCTTTGGTACTCCCTCTTAAAAGCCAACAACACTGACACTTCTCCCAGACATACAGATTAATGCCCCAGCCCTAAACATCTCCATACGCACTCATACACTGAGGAATTGATCCACCACTGCCTGACTAAGATCGCTGGTCGGACCACTGGCCACAATGCCACCTCGTTGCATGGCGTAGTAGCGATCAGCTTGACGAACAAAGTGCAGATGCTGCTCTACCAAAAGAACGCCAATCCCTGTCTCGGCAATGATGCGTCGAACAGCCCTTTCAATGTCTTGAACGATATTGGGCTGAATACCCTCTGTCGGTTCATCTAGCAGGAGCAATTTCGGCTTACCAAGCAGAGCCCGAGCAATCGCAAGCTGCTGCTGTTGCCCACCACTGAGGTCTCCGCCCTTACGCGGCAAAAACTCCTGCAGGATCGGGAACAACTCATAAACAAGCGGGTCAATGCTGTGGTTTCGCGCCAAGCCGCCGGGCAATGCCTCCATCCCTAGCATCAGGTTCTCCTCCACCGTCAGATGGGGAATAATTTCTCGCCCCTGAGGCACATAACCAATGCCAGCACGTGCCCGCTGATGCGGAGGATGGCGATCCAAGCCTTCACCATTAAACAGAATCTCTCCACTACGAGGACGCAACAGACCGATCAATGATTTCAACAAGGTGGTCTTGCCCACACCGTTGCGGCCAATCAAGCAGACCATCTCACCAGCTTTCACAGTGAGGTCGACATCCCTAAGGATATGGCTCTCACCGTAGTAGGTGTTTAGACCACGGATCTCAAGAATGGTCATCGGTTGCAGAGAATCATGAACTGCATAGGTAGAAAGCGCTGCATCAGGCAACCTCCTCATTACGACCTAAATACACCTCGATCACGCGTGGATCACACTGAATCTGATCCATCGAGCCCTCGCAGAGAACGTGGCCCTGATGAAGAACAGAAACCTGACTCTCCAGGCGCCGGATGAACTCCATGTCATGGTCAATCACCAAAACAGTGTGATCACCAACGAGAGACTTGAGCAGATCCGCGGTGAGATCTGTTTCCTCATCCGTCAAACCAGCAACTGGCTCATCAACCAATAACAGGTCGG from Prochlorococcus marinus str. MIT 9313 includes these protein-coding regions:
- a CDS encoding 7-carboxy-7-deazaguanine synthase QueE — its product is MTGNLPVVETFHSLQGEGAHVGRSAFFIRLAGCDVGCSWCDTKHSWNSRNHPQITLEQLAEETATAAKDGAAFVVLTGGEPLQHNIAPLCEALHRATETNHGGPLAIHLETSGVNQLSGVPTWITLSPKRHAPPRTDLLAACHELKVVVHETDDLNFAEDMAKAALEARKNDNASQSRLSNTSKEPLLFLQPGWKTTRGQQLAFEHVQSHPHWRLSMQTHKWLGIR
- a CDS encoding ecotin; its protein translation is MQASIQNRIFFGLVVLWSTTVLEPLRAIPRMDLNDYPQPIAGHQRWVIQLPGLLAKSSDPGLSTNAVDWRVQLIVGRTIQLVCNQYHLAGQGLRMERFQGAEQRMLYSVAGAVKVMSTRMVCPPDEPKRESFLVLGSKPYLVPYNASFPIVVDVPDGLEVRWRLWKAEITQREAIKL
- the queC gene encoding 7-cyano-7-deazaguanine synthase QueC, coding for MIHSTTIALLSGGLDSATAAALAVEAGQKVIGLSFDYGQRHRKELQAADALAAHMGLSEHHVISVNLGSWGGSSLTDLTQTVPSEGVVDGVIPNTYVPGRNTVFIAIGLSLAEARNANQLVLGINAMDYSGYPDCRPDYLRAYQSLADLANKAGREGHGIKLWAPLIDWNKKQIVQEALRLGVPIDKTWSCYSGGDHACGICDSCRIRDAALSEAGRSDLCSKSTP
- a CDS encoding anthranilate synthase component I family protein; translation: MTSLERRLCRWQEPAKLAKQLTKTWGEAGLVWLDGDGSGLGRWATLAVDPINQICCRGIPGEKGASNPFEALRDLEPGHWTGWLSYEAAAWIEPKNPWKADCMATLWMAQHDPVLRFDLQKHQLWIEGCHPKRLQELASWLEANPPEDAPKRSKDESLLATTDLNIPVNAWQWLTTRADYARDVQQIRHWIANGDIFQANLSACCTTTIPSGSFAVDLFLKLRHHNPAPFAGLVIAAGLANGEAVISASPERFLKALPTGEIETRPIKGTRPRHPNQSQDSDLAADLVCSSKDRAENVMIVDLLRNDLGRVCQPGSITVPQLVGLESYPHVHHLTSIVQGRLRSDQSWVDLLQACWPGGSISGAPKLRACQRLNELEPTARGPYCGSLLHLNWDGQLDSSILIRSMLLEGNTLRAHAGCGIVTGSDPYCEADELNWKLLPLLEALQ
- a CDS encoding aminotransferase class IV; protein product: MKNQIAWIDGSWGSTAELALPLGDRGLQLADGIFETILILDGHPQLLNAHLSRWQTSACLLEMAPPPTAKWLTPLIKEGLKQCNLDNGNGALRLNWSRGDRSSRGISLPQSNPSSTTHRFWLELNAVEPCFTPLTTIISCHERRNANSRLSRCKTFAYGQAIQARHEAQKANCDEAILLSTSGELCCGSTANLIVRRNNHWLTPRLASGCLPGVMRQQGLEQGWLQETQLEATPEKDDQWLLINSLSCQPIVKLDDHLLRAWSDPEGLWYSLLKANNTDTSPRHTD
- the urtE gene encoding urea ABC transporter ATP-binding subunit UrtE, encoding MTILEIRGLNTYYGESHILRDVDLTVKAGEMVCLIGRNGVGKTTLLKSLIGLLRPRSGEILFNGEGLDRHPPHQRARAGIGYVPQGREIIPHLTVEENLMLGMEALPGGLARNHSIDPLVYELFPILQEFLPRKGGDLSGGQQQQLAIARALLGKPKLLLLDEPTEGIQPNIVQDIERAVRRIIAETGIGVLLVEQHLHFVRQADRYYAMQRGGIVASGPTSDLSQAVVDQFLSV